The genome window AAGATCAGCGACCAGAAGTGGATGATAGATAATCTATAAGAGTAAACCGGACGGTTAGCAGCTTTAGGCAGGAAGTAGTACATCAGGCCTAGGAATGGCGTTGTTAAGAAGAACGCAACCGCATTGTGGCCATACCACCACTGTACCAGCGCATCCTGCACCCCTGCATAACCAGAGTAGCTCTTGAACAGGTTAACCGGCATCTCATAAGAGTTTACGATGTGCAGCACCGCAACTGTCAGGAAAGTAGCGATATAGAACCAGATGGCAACATACATGTGCTTTTCACGGCGCTTGGCAAGTGTACCAAACATGTTCCAGCCAAATACCACCCAGATCAGCGTAATGGCAATATCAATTGGCCACTCCAACTCGGCATACTCTTTTGAGGTTGTCATACCCAGCGGAAGCGTGATAACGGCAGAAACGATGATAAGCTGCCAGCCCCAGAAGTTAATTTTACTGAGCAGGTCAGAATACATACGGGTCTTGCAAAGACGCTGCAGCGAGTAATAAACCCCCATAAAGATGGCGTTACCCACAAAAGCAAAAATAACCGCGTTTGTGTGCAAAGGCCTTACACGACCAAAGGTGGTATACTGTGTTCCCATGTTCATGTCTGGGTTTGCCAGCTGGAAGGCGATGATCACCCCTATCAGCATACCGGCAATGCCCCAGAACACGGTGGCTATACCAAAATCCCGAACGATCTTATTGTCATAAAAGAACGTGTCGGTCACACCCCGGTCCGTACCTTTTGGTACTACCTTGTCAGGTGCATTTTTTAAGACTTCAGCTACATTAGTTGACATGTGCGGTGTCCTCCGTTTTGTTTAAGTGTTGTATTTGTTTTGAATTCTAGTCTTTAACTATGGCTACAAATTTCCGCAAGAGCGCCTCGGGAAAAGATGATTAATATCATTCCTATTGGTGATTGATATCAGCCAAGGGAGTTAGAGAGGTATGAGTTTAGGAGTTAAAGAGTGTACAGAACTATAGTTCTCAGCTATAATTTACTGCCTTGGTTAACGCTAAACCTATTTTAGGGGCATTGCTAAGCAGCTCTTTATTCTTTCGGTTTCTTCCTATTCTTTGCAGGGATCTCATTATCGAATAACATGCGAACGGCTGGTGTGTAGTCGTCATCATACTGCCCCGAGCGAACTGCCCACAGGAAAGCTCCCAGGAATGCAGCTGCTACTGTCACGCTTATAGCTATCATTAAAAAGATGATATACATTTTAGTAAAGAATTAAAGAGTTAGCGAAGTATGAGTTAAGGAGAAAACTCATTATACATTAGTCATTACAATCCCGCTCGTTTGGCGGCGATATTCACAGATATAGTTGCGAACACGATCACGCTGAGTGAGCTTATCGGCATAAGTATAGCCGACACAATTGGCGAGAAAAGCCCCTGTACGGCAAGTGTCAGCCCGATCACGTTATAAACCAGCGACACAGCGAACGTAGCCAGAATGATTCTCAT of Pontibacter deserti contains these proteins:
- the ccoS gene encoding cbb3-type cytochrome oxidase assembly protein CcoS: MYIIFLMIAISVTVAAAFLGAFLWAVRSGQYDDDYTPAVRMLFDNEIPAKNRKKPKE